Proteins from a genomic interval of Chanos chanos chromosome 3, fChaCha1.1, whole genome shotgun sequence:
- the LOC115806721 gene encoding patched domain-containing protein 3-like, whose translation MPPCRTNCIEKPLSLGFKKLGCFVARNCWWFLFLPLLVSAGLGAGFYFLDEREASNVEDQFTPVNGPAKQERLFVQQNFPEDDFYQFRLSTEGTYASLIAISLQEEDNILTIEPFKEVIDLDKRVKSIVEGGKGFNSLCAQVKGQCMSNTIIDIVDGNASKIEGKTLTYPDFNGSFLGSVIGGVELKAGSSEIASAKAVKLVYYLRPDNQTENDAWLNAFLQNFSSDTAYKMVSVSYFTSISREEELKDNSKTVIPLFSVTYFLAITISILSCLRLDCVRNKVWAATFGVLSAGLAVLSSFGLILFCGMPFAMTVATAPFLILGIGVDDMFIMISCWQKTQVSDKVEERLADTYKEAGVSITITTLTDVLAFYIGLMTPFRSVQSFCLYTGTAILFCYIYNITFFGAFLALNGRREESNRHWLTCMKVDEPKEKHSQSTDDSKTNVCCVGGAFDRNTGTEEEMPFNRFFKKYYGPFLTNSWTKVFVILLYLGYLAASIYGCFQMQEGIDLKNLAPDGSYVASYYDNEDKYFSEYGPNVMLVIKDQTFQYWNESAQSSLDTCLQEFHNLSMASKDEHVFWLNFYLEYGNRNKLNLDNESDFKRNLSSFLKTSGFSQDVNFTNNEIYASRTFIQTVNISTAVDEESMLNAFRDTAQNCGKSQNPIDLLVYHPAFIYYDQYAVIVSNTIQNIVVATLAMLIISLLLIPHPLCSLWVTFAIASVIVGVAGFMALWDVNLDSISMINLVICIGFSVDFSAHISYAFVSSEEPSANKKAIDALYHLGYPIIQGAISTIAGVVVLSAAQSYIFRTFFKIMFLVILFGAVHGIMFIPVFLTFFGMCGQTNTVQKENIPRSQILPPPSEIPRQILTVDWSRTNTLHPGCGTSIPDPDCP comes from the exons ATGCCTCCCTGTAGGACAAACTGTATAGAGAAGCCATTATCTTTAGGTTTCAAAAAGCTTGGATGCTTTGTAGCACGAAACTGttggtggtttttgtttttgcccttGCTGGTATCCGCTGGCCTTGGTGCAGGTTTCTATTttctggatgagagagaagcaAGCAACGTTGAGGACCAGTTCACTCCTGTCAATGGACCTGCTAAGCAAGAGAGATTGTTTGTCCAACAAAACTTTCCTGAGGATGATTTTTATCAATTTAGACTCTCAACAGAAGGCACTTATGCTTCTTTGATAGCAATAAGCTTACAAGAGGAGGACAACATATTGACCATAGAGCCGTTCAAGGAAGTTATAGATCTGGataaaagagtgaaaagtattGTAGAAGGAGGCAAGGGTTTTAACAGCCTTTGCGCTCAAGTAAAAGGACAGTGCATGTCAAATACTATAATAGATATTGTAGATGGCAATGCCAGCAAAATTGAGGGAAAGACACTAACATACCCAGATTTCAACGGAAGCTTTTTAGGGTCTGTGATTGGAGGTGTTGAGTTGAAAGCTGGTAGCTCAGAAATTGCAAGTGCAAAGGCGGTCAAACTTGTTTATTATTTAAGGCCGGACAATCAGACTGAAAATGATGCATGGCTAAATGCATTCCTACAGAATTTCTCCAGTGATACTGCATATAAAATG GTGTCTGTATCTTACTTCACTTCAATATCAAGAGAGGAGGAATTAAAGGACAACTCAAAAACTGTGATCccacttttctctgtcacatatTTCCTTGCAATCACCATCTCCATCCTTTCTTGTTTAAG ACTTGACTGCGTCAGAAATAAAGTGTGGGCAGCCACTTTTGGGGTCCTCTCAGCTGGCCTTGCAGTGCTCTCAAGTTTTGGGTTGATATTGTTCTGTGGAATGCCCTTTGCAATGACTGTGGCAACAGCTCCATTTCTGATTTTGG gaATTGGTGTAGATGATATGTTCATCATGATCTCCTGCTGGCAGAAGACTCAAGTTAGTGATAAAGTTGAGGAACGTCTGGCAGACACATACAAAGAAGCTGGTGTTTCGATCACCATCACCACTCTGACTGATGTACTGGCTTTTTACATTGGTCTCATGACTCCTTTCCGTTCTGTGCAGTCATTTTGTCTGTACACTGGTACAGCTATTCTCTTCTGCTACATCTACAACATCACATTCTTTGGTGCCTTCCTGGCATTAAACGGCAGGCGAGAGGAGAGCAACAGGCATTGGCTGACCTGTATGAAGGTTGAtgaaccaaaagaaaaacattcacagagcACAGATGACTCTAAAACCAATGTTTGTTGTGTTGGTGGGGCTTTTGACCGAAACACTGGAACTGAGGAGGAGATGCCTTTTAACCGCTTCTTCAAAAAGTATTATGGGCCTTTTCTGACAAATAGTTGGACCAAGGTGTTTGTAATTTTGCTCTACCTTGGATATTTAGCTGCCAGTATTTATGGTTGCTTCCAAATGCAGGAAGGTATTGATCTAAAGAACTTGGCTCCTGATGGTTCATATGTTGCTAGCTATTATGATAACGAAGATAAATACTTTTCAGAGTATGGCCCTAATGTCATGTTGGTTATCAAAGACCAAACATTTCAGTACTGGAATGAAAGTGCTCAATCAAGTCTTGATACCTGTCTTCAAGAGTTTCACAATCTATCCATGGCTTCAAAAGACGAGCATGTCTTTTGGCTTAATTTTTACTTGGAGTATGGTAATAGAAATAAATTGAATTTGGATAATGAAAGTGATTTCAAAAGAAATTTATCTTCATTTCTCAAAACATCAGGTTTTAGTCAAGATGTTAACTTCACTAATAATGAAATTTATGCATCCCGAACATTCATTCAGACGGTGAATATCAGCACAGCAGTTGATGAAGAGAGCATGCTGAATGCATTTAGAGATACGGCTCAAAACTGTGGAAAGTCACAGAATCCCATTGATTTGTTAGTTTACCACCCTGCATTCATTTACTATGACCAGTACGCTGTAATTGTCAGCAACACAATACAAAATATTGTAGTTGCCACTCTTGCTATGCTGATCATCTCCCTACTCTTGATTCCacatcctctctgctctctgtgggtGACCTTTGCTATCGCCTCTGTCATTGTTGGAGTGGCTGGTTTTATGGCATTGTGGGATGTGAATTTAGACTCCATATCTATGATTAATCTGGTCATCTGTATTGGCTTCTCTGTAGACTTCTCTGCACACATCTCTTATGCATTTGTTTCAAGTGAGGAACCTTCAGCTAACAAGAAAGCAATAGATGCACTCTACCACCTGGGCTATCCAATAATACAAGGAGCCATATCCACGATTGCAGGGGTTGTAGTTCTATCTGCTGCTCAGAGCTACATCTTCAGAACCTTCTTTAAGATCATGTTCTTGGTCATCCTGTTTGGAGCAGTTCATGGCATCATGTTCATCCCTGTATTTCTGACATTCTTTGGAATGTGCGGCCAAACCAACACTGTCCAAAAAGAGAATATCCCAAGGTCTCAAATTCTTCCACCTCCGTCCGAAATTCCAAGGCAAATACTGACAGTGGACTGGTCAAGGACAAACACTTTACATCCTGGCTGTGGGACAAGCATCCCAGATCCTGACTGTCCATGA